Part of the Salarias fasciatus chromosome 23 unlocalized genomic scaffold, fSalaFa1.1 super_scaffold_20, whole genome shotgun sequence genome, TTCCTACTTGTAATTGTAATTAACTCTACAGAACATTGTGAGTCTaatagaagtaaaaaaaaacacacctgtaACTTATTAAATTGCGGCAGCTCGTCATGTTTACCTTCGTCCTCGTGCGCGTGCGCCTGTTGTCGTCGCTCCACGTGGTTAAAAAGCTCTGTAGTTTGCcagcctttgtttttctgtcataaaatccacatttttccGGTAAAAGTCCCTTCAATTCGCTCAATTAGTGAAAATATGATCAGGCTTCTCCTCACCTCTGATTGGAGAACTCTGCGCGTGGCTCCGCCCTCCGCGTGACTACGTGACTTCTTATTGGAGAACTTTCTATCGAGAGCCCGCCTTAGAGTCTAAATCACTTCTGACTGGTTTATTTTAGTCTccctgtttttatctgttaaTTAAGTCAATTATATAGTTTTCTTGCTCTTGCAGacgatgtccgtttccacggagtgGTGCAGTTCTCCTGTTGGGCCACCAGTGGGCGCTGTTGCTAGTTTGTTGTCTTGCATTAACAGGAGCACTGCACAAACATTTGTGTTGACAGATGATTGTTGttctggtgactgtcaactaaaACTACCGAGTCCTGGAGGAAaagcttgtttttattgtcgatctactgagcatgtgcaggagAGCTGATTACTATTtggtaaatcttttttttttttttgccaggaGTCCATCAGCAGCGCGTGAACCCCgagtctctgctgctggaggccgtgAAGCAGGTCAAGGTCAGCGACCTGGAGGACGACATCCTGGACCTGCCGGAGGACGACCCGGCGGCCGCCAGCAACCAGTGAGTGTCGGGGAGCAAGGGCCGCGGGCGAAGGGCGGGGACGTCCTCCGAGACTGAAGGCGCTCCGGGTTGTTCTCCAggctggaggcggaggaggcggggcaGAAGGAGAAGCTGGTGCTGTGGGAGGAGTGCGAGCTGGTGACGGTGGTGGACGTGGTGCCGGGCCGGCTGGAGCTCACCACGCAGCACATCTACTTCTACGACGGCAgccaggagaaggaggagggcgTGGGCCACGACTTCAAGTGGCCCCTGTCCCAGGTCCGGGAGGTCCACCTCCGGCGGTACAACCTGCGGCGCTCCGCCCTGGAGATCTTCCTCATCGACCAGACCAACTACTTCCTCAACTTCAAGAAAGAGGTGACGCTCGGGGTCGGCGTTCCGCCCCGGATCTCGGCGGTCAGAGTCTCTGACGGGAACGATTTCAATCCAACAGGCCAGAAACAAAGTGTACAgccgcatgctgctgctgcgctcccTCAGCCTGTACGGGACCCGCTCGCCTCAGGAGCTCCTCAAGGCGTCCGGACTCACACAGGTcagcgcacgcacgcacgcacacacacacacacacacacacacacacacacacacacacacacacacacacacacacacacacacacacacagcaggctcAGACCCAAACCGAGCGCGGTGTGTTTCTGTCCCTCCTTCCAGAAATGGGTGAACCGGGAGATTTCCAACTTCGACTACCTGATGCAGCTCAACACCATCGCAGGCAGAACCTACAACAACCTGGCTCAGTACCCGGTGGTACGTCCAGCACGCCGCCCCGTCCATCCGTACGCACACACTCCTCACTAaacgctcgtgtgtgtgtgtgtgtgtgtgcagttccCCTGGATCCTGGCGGACTACACCTCGGAGGAGCTGGACCTCTCGGACCCGCAGGTCTTCAGGGACCTCTCCAAGCCGGTCGCCGTGCTGAACGAGCGCAACGCCAAGGCTGTCAGGGAGAAGTACGAGTCCCGCTTGGCACGGTTTGAAGGAGCGATCAGCAGGAAggatttattcttttatttttttttcctgtcatcaCAGGTATGAAAGCTTCGAGGACCCGACCGGCACCATCGACAGATTCCACTACGGCACGCACTACTCCAACGCCGCCGGCGTCATGCACTACCTGATCCGGGTGGAGCCGTTCACCTCGCTgcacatccagctgcagagcgGACGGTGAGGacccgcctctctctccctccctctccctccctctccctccctccctctctctctctcacgctgGTCTTCGTCTCCCTCCGTCCAGGTTCGACTGCGCCGACCGCCAGTTCCACTCCATCCCGGCCACGTGGCAGACGCTCATGGACAACCCCAACGACGTGAAGGAGCTCATTCCCGAGTTCTTCTACTTCCCAGAATTCTTAGAGAACCAAAACGGTGACGCTTCGTCGCGACGGCCTCCTGATGTTAACGTCCAGCCTCACATCTAAACGGTTCCAATCGTTTTTCCTCCCTTCAGGCTTCGATCTGGGCCGGCTGCAGATCTCCAAGGAACGCGTGAACGGCGTGGTCCTGCCCCGGTGGGCCAAGTCCCCCGAGGACTTCATCCACAAGCACCGCAAGGCTCTGGTGaggctccgccccgccccccgcgcGGGGGGGATTTATTCCCACCAGAGACGAATCCTGAGGGTCTCCGTGTCCTCCCGCTCCAGGAGTCGGAGTACGTGTCGGCCCACCTCCACGAGTGGATCGATCTGATCTTCGGTTACAAGCAGAGGGGCCCGGCGGCGGTGGAGGCCCTCAACGTCTTCTACTACTGCACCTACGAGGGTAAGGCGTCCGTCCCGCGGCgatcggcggcggcgctccgcccCGGagcagcccgccgcctctcgtGAGACCGCGGCGTGACGGCGGGCTGGCTGTCTGCCGCAGGGGCGGTGGACCTGGACGCCATCACGGACGAGAAGGAGCGCAAAGCCCTGGAGGGAATGATCAGCAACTTCGGCCAGACGCCGTGCCAGCTGCTGAAGGTGCCGGCGGCGTCcggaggggggcggggtttGATGGCGGGTGCGAATGAAAGCCGCTCTGAAGTGtgctctcctgtgtgtgtgtgtgtgtgtgtgtgtgtgtgtgtgtgttcaggagccCCACCCGGTGCGCCTGtctcaggaggaggtggagaagcgGAAGGCTCTGCTGGACTCCTGTCCTCTCAGCATGTTCGAGCACCTCACTGACCTCAAGTCCTTCTTCGTCGAGGTTCGGTCCGAGCTCGCCGCAGATCGCGCCCTTTttcacacacgtgtgtgtgtgtgttcccgctGACCTGCAGGCTGTGTTTCAGGGCATCAGCGACAACGTGGCGCTCGTTAAGGCCGTGGTGCCGAAGAACCAGTCCCACTCCTTCATCACCCAGGGGAGCCCGGACACCATGGTGAGCGTTTGAGTCCAGACTGTTCTCCCTGCCGGAGCGTTTCTGgactctgcttcctgcttcctgcttcctgcaggtGACGGTGAGTAAGAACTGCCTGCTGGGAACGCACGGCTGGCTGCCGTACAACAAGAACATCTCCAACTACTTCACCTTCATCAAAGACCCCACCGTGTCCAGCAGCAAGTGAGAGCGCCGCGCTTCTCCACTTCTCCACCGTGTCGGTGTAGGAAGAGCGCCTCGTTgcatctctctttctctctctctctctctctctctctcacctcaaCCCAGAACCCAGCGCTTCCTGTCGGGGCCGTTCGCCCCCGGCGTGGAGGTGACGGCGGGGCTCTTCGTGGTCTCCCACGACGGCAAGCTGCTGTTCAGCGGCGGCCACTGGGACAACAGCCTCCGGGTCACGTCGCTGGTCAAAGGAAAGACCGTGGGGCAGCACATCAGGCACATGGGTAAAGACCCGTCCGCGGGttctggccgccgccgccgccgccgccgccttctcCCCTCACCGGGTTTTTGTTCTCGCCCCGCTCAGACATCGTGACCTGTCTGTCAACCGACCACTGCGGCATCCACCTGATGTCTGGGTCCAGAGACACCACCTGCATGGTGTGGCAggtgctgcagcaggtgaggagagccggcggcggcggcggcgtccgaCCCGCCGCCCGGCAGGCCGCTAACCCGCTCCCCGTCCTCCACTCCACAGGGCGGCGCTCCCGCGGGCCTCCACCCCAAACCCGTCCAGGTGCTGTACGGACACACGGACGAGGTCGTGAGCGTGGCGATCAGCACGGAGCTGGACATGGCCGTGTCCGGATCCAGGGTGAAGACGCGGCGGCAGATTTTAAACGCCGGACCTCAGTTCTTCGCAGTTCTGACTccgggagtgtgtgttttttttctctctctctctcaggacgGAACGGTGATCATCCACACGGTGCGGCGGGGGCAGTACATGCGCTGCCTGCGGCCGCCGTGCGACAGCTCCCTGCCGCTGTCCATCCTCCACCTGGCCGTGTCCTGGGAGGGCCACCTGCTGGTGCACGCCTGCGTCGAGGGCAAGGCCACGCTCAAGGTGAGACCGAACGGAGAAACGCCGTTTCTGCCGGATCGCCACGAGCCGCACTGCTCAATGCGAACGCGTCCGGCCTCCCGGCAGGATAAGAACGCCCTCCACCTGTACTCGGTGAACGGGAAGCACCTCTGCAGCGAGCCCCTGAAGGAGCAGGTGACCGACATGTGCGTCTCGGGCGAGTTCGTGGTCGTCGGCAGCGAGCAGGGCTACCTGTCCGTCCGGGACCTGTACAGGTAAGCCGACCCGGCGTTCGACTCCGACCGGCCTCCGGCCGTCCGTCTGTCCTCACGCTgcgactccgccccctccccgcAGCCTGTCGCTGAGCGTGGAGCCCATGGCCATGCGGGTGCCGGTGCGCTGCGTGTCGGTCACCAAGGAGCAGAGCCAGGTCCTGGTGGGCCTGGACGACGGCAAGCTGATCATCGTGGGCGTGGGCCGGCCGGCCGAGGTAAAGAACTCGCTGCGAAACTACATCGCTCAGAGCCTGGAGGGCTCGCCGCTCATGGCCTCCCCGCTGCTGGCGCCGCTCCGAGCGCGCTCGCCGACCCGCCTGCTGCACCAGCGCGACCAGCTGGTGTTCAGCCCCTGCTCCAGCTCCCACAAACCCTAGCagcgcctcccccccccccgccgccgccgccgccgccgcctctccttCTCAGGGATGGTCGTCGCCCACACATTCCTCCAAACCACTACTGTGACACCAACACTCTTCCTCTGCTCGCCTCCGTCACTCTTCCTCACGCGCTTTCATTTGGCCGCCGATCAAAAGAGACGAAGAGAAACCCCGATGCTGTTTCACCCAAAGTGTCGTTACGATTTGTGTTTTGAACGTTTTGCTTTTTCCAAACCGTAAAGAGATGATACGCTGTGAAACTAACCGAACTCTAACCGACGCTTCTGCAGACTCAAGCCATATTAACCCTGTAGCTACGATCTAATACTCCAACAGCGGACGGACGCTGACCTGTGAAATACGTCGCCGTAGGAACCGGAGGTCGATGAAGGAATACTCTGATCTGAGCCATCGCCCCTTCCTGCTTTCCAGACTCATTCATGAatcacctccctcctcctccttttttttttttttttgtttttgttcccttTGACTTCACGCTTTCCCCCTtgctctcctccccctcccccctccactccttcctcctcctcctcctcctcctcgattCCCAGATCACGCGGAAGCTGTGGGGCTCCAGCAAGCGACTGACCCAGATCTCCTCGGGGGAGACGGTGTACAACACCCAGCAGGAGCGCAGCCGGCCCCACCCCTGAACCCCCACCCTCACATTCCCGCTCTGTGTTCCTTCATCACCTTCGCCTCGTTGGTTTACCATCGTCAGCTCGCGtgcgcgtgtatgtgtgtgtgtgtacgggtgtgtgtgtgtgtgtgtgtgtgtgttttcctgcttgcCACACGACGCAGGCGTCGTGTTTCCACAGCAGGACTTTGTTCCTCCAACAAGACTATATAGTTTCAAGTGGCCTTTCTGcccagtttttttgttttgttttgttttgttttgttttctctttttcccgtCGGCCTTCGACGCAGCCCGGCGGGCCGGCGCCGCCGAGGCCAGAACCTCCAAGCTGCTCCCGCAGCGGCCTTATGCAGTAAGACGGCTCCACCGATCCCCGCCCCGAACCCTCTCTGCCTTTTCTACGTGTGCTTGAgtcgtttctttctttttcttttttttttttgttgttgttttttttgggggccTTTTGAGATTCAGTAGGAACCAGTTTGCGATGTCTGTCCTCCAGGTTTTAATGTTCAGATATATCGTCACAACACTACGACGTGAAGGTTCATCACACGCTTCATTGAATGTTTTTTAAGTTACTTGAATTCCGTGTTTATTTATGAGTCGGCGTAGCATTTCCTCCcagcacacctgagagagagaaaaaaaaaaaaaactcctccgaCTGTTCAGACTCAAGAAGGGCTCCAAGAGATGTCAGTGTTCACAGCAATACCGCTCGTTCGTGGCGTGCCTGTTGACGCTTCGTGTCCGTCCTCGATCGCCGGTCTTCCTCCAGCTCGGCTGGGTCGCCCTCGTTCCGCCGCCCTCCCGGTCCGTCGTCTCTCCTGCTGCGTTGCGAACGAGTTTCAAAGCAGTTGTGGATGTTTTCTCGGTGTGAAGAGATGCTgaggcattttattttttgtttttttttttttgttgttgttgttttattcatgcCAAATCCTCCATCTGTCTGTGTCGTCTCCCTCCCTCGACTGTTCACGCCCgtcgtgtttgtttttgtatttacttTATTATGGAAATGTCATTTTCAGATTCCAGTCCGAGGTGCACCGCTAGTCAGAATACCACTGCtttaggactttttttttccacgacTGCAACAAAACGGAGTGCCTTGAACCCAGCGTGGTGTTAAAACAGAGCTCCTCTCACTTTACTGAAGCTTGCCGTCCCGAAACGAGATACAAACGAAAGCAGCATTCCAGCAGTTTAAACTTCCACTCTCTGAACGGGAACCAACAGTTTCGAtaggaaaggaaagaaaagaagaaaaaacaacaaatcaaaacGTACTCTTTTGTGTCTTAGCTACGTTCTCTGTGACTGTCACCAAATGGATGTGTGTATATCTGTGATTATTTATGAATACGGTATATAATGTACAGCATGATTTTTATTTCAGCGTCtttgaaaatgtactttttgcACTTTCCAGGTACTTTAATTGTAACAAATTGTTTTAACTCGGCTCCCTAATCTGTACAAACGGCTTTGTATACACCAGTGGAAAATGGATCATTAAAgtctgaaaatgaaatctgGACCCAGTGGAGTGTGTTCAATGGATGAACGTGGGCAGACGAGTGcagagtttttattttcagagagCACAGAGCAGAGGGTGCGACCGGTCGGTCGGGACAGTGGCGGTGCGCCGCCTCACGCCGGCAGAGGGTACGCGCAGATGGACGCCCTCTTCAGGTCGCAGTCGGCGGCGGTCCACCAGCTCTCGTCTGCGGAGAAATGACGCATCGTAGAAGAGCGTTCCGGGATCCGTGAACTTTTAACGGTGCGATTACAGCAACCGACCGCTCGTCTTGATGTACACAAGGTCACGGAGATAGCGGCTTATCTGCCTCGCGTACGAGTGTGTgggtgtccccccccccccccctccattaCCTGTCCTGAACATCTCCACGCAGACGGGCTTGTCGGTGTGGATGTTGGGGTGACCGGGCATCCAGTCGCTGTAGCGCCACGCCGAGCCGTCCGCCCAGGACGCCCGCTGCCTCTGCGGGGTGCCATCAGGTTCAGAACAACAAACTCTGCAGCCTTTCTAGATTTGTTTTTTGAACGCTCTGGCCTCGCGTCCTTACAGGAAATAATCTCAGAGAACATGTtcaagttcaaaggtcaatgtTTCACCAAGGTAAGAACAACACTCTGTGCTGTTGATAACGTATCAGACGGAGCTCTCCTTGGCCCCTCTTTCGGTGCCACGGCCGATCGGCTGCGATGCGGCTGATGAGAACAACTTGCCTGAACCGCGGCGCCGAGCCAAGTCAGCACAGGGTGGTTCTGGCCTCCCCTGGTCACCAGGGAAACGAGGCGGGCATGAAGATCTCCACTGCTGACGGATGCGAGTTCAGCGTTTGGGGCCGAAGCTCTGCACCGGGCCTTGAGATTCACGGGGAGGACACAAAACAAGATGTtgaatttgaatatttctttaATGCTGGTGTCTTCTGTGATCCTGAGAGAAAAATTGGTCTAACCTGTGCGTCCCGGAAGGTCAGAGGTGTGGGCTGGAACTCGTAGCACTTTCCACTGATGATCTCCCCCATACATCCTGCTGTTTTGATACTGGACGGTTCGGTTCCCTGTCTGAAACCCTCTCGAAGAGACCTGAAAGGTCCGGCCATTAACCTACGAACACCTGAAGGAGGCATCCTGGGTTCGGTTCCCTGTCTGAAGCCATCAGGAATCGACCTGATGTGCTCAGTTCCCTGCCTGAAACCCTCTGGGATCTGAGGGGAACGTTCGGTTCCCTGTCTGAAGCCCTCTGGGATCTGAGGGGAACGTTCGGTTCCCTGTCTGAAGCCCTCTGGGATCTGAGGGGAACGTTCGGTTCCCTGTCTGAAGCCTTCTGGGATCTGAGGGGAACGTTCGGTTCCCTGTCTGAAGCCCTCTGGGATCTGAGGGGAACGTTCGGTTCCCTGTCTGAAGCCCTCTGGGATCTGAGGGGAACGTTCGGTTCCCTGTCTGAAGCCCTCTGGGATCTGAGGGGAACGTTCGGTTCCCTGTCTGAAGCCTTCTGGGATCTGAGGGGAACGTTCGGTTCCCTGTCTGAAGCCCTCTGGGATCTGAGGGGAACGTTCGGTTCCCTGTCTGAAACCCTCTCGAAGAGACCTGAAAGGTCCGGCCATTAACCTACGAACACCTGAAGGAAGCATCCTGGGTTCGGTTCCCTGTCTGAAGCCATCAGGAATCGACCTGATGTGCTCAGTTCCCTGCCTGAAACCCTCTGGGATCTGAGGGGAACGTTCGGTTCCCTGTCTGAAGCCCTCTGGGATCTGAGGGGAACGTTCGGTTCCCTGTCTGAAGCCCTCTGGGATCTGAGGGGAACGTTCGGTTCCCTGTCTGAAGCCCTCTGGGATCTGAGGGGAACGTTCGGTTCCCTGTCTGAAACCCTCTGGGATCTGAGGGGAACGTTCGGTTCCCTGTCTGAAGCCCTCTGGGATCTGAGGGGAACGTTCGGTTCCCTGTCTGAAGCCCTCTGGGATCTGAGGGGAACGTTCGGTTCCCTGTCTGAAGCCCTCTGGGAGACCATAAACTGAACGTTCCTCCACACGGAGCCAACCACCACCGATCCTCTTCACTGGAACATCAGCGGGAACTGGAAGAACGAGAGACCCGGAGTTGGACGGGACAGTTTCAAGACGATCTGCACGGTCGGCATGTCGGGCGCCGCTggttctctcctccctcccttgGCTCTCACCCGCTCGCCGGTCCATCTCGCTGAGGTGTTCTCGCACCAGACCGGTATTCAGGTCAACGATGAGCCTCCTGGAGGGCTCGGTGCCTTGCCTGAAGCCGTCGGGGACGAACGCCCCGGCGGCAGAGCCATCGGGGAGCCGGCGGCTTGACCCCCGTAAACCTTTGGGGGCGACGACGGGGGCGGCTTCCAGGCCTGCGGAACATCGGGTTTCGCTTAAAAACTCAGAAGAACTCATTTCTTTCACTGCAGTTGCTGTGGAGATGTTcgcagagtccagactggaaatgtgttttgtttttgtttttaatttagtcCACCAGCATGGTGGCGACACATTTGACCTTTCGGGTCAGCGGTTAACTCCAGTGTCAGGCTTTCCTTAGCAGTGTCATAATTCAGTAACAGCAATCAGGATTTGCGTTACCGACTGAGGGAACCGATAGCTTTGCTGCCgtagaaacagaaaataatccCAGAGTGTGGTAAGACACGGAAAGATCACTAACAAGGATTCtgtctgtttgcttttctctcCAGCCC contains:
- the LOC115384050 gene encoding RNA-binding protein 12B-like yields the protein MFQLVLLFLALSGLEAAPVVAPKGLRGSSRRLPDGSAAGAFVPDGFRQGTEPSRRLIVDLNTGLVREHLSEMDRRAVPADVPVKRIGGGWLRVEERSVYGLPEGFRQGTERSPQIPEGFRQGTERSPQIPEGFRQGTERSPQIPEGFRQGTERSPQIPEGFRQGTERSPQIPEGFRQGTERSPQIPEGFRQGTERSPQIPEGFRQGTERSPQIPEGFRQGTERSPQIPEGFRQGTERSPQIPEGFRQGTERSPQIPEGFRQGTERSPQIPEGFRQGTERSPQIPEGFRQGTERSPQIPEGFRQGTERSPQIPEGFRQGTERSPQIPEGFRQGTEHIRSIPDGFRQGTEPRMPPSGVRRLMAGPFRSLREGFRQGTEPSSIKTAGCMGEIISGKCYEFQPTPLTFRDAQARCRASAPNAELASVSSGDLHARLVSLVTRGGQNHPVLTWLGAAVQRQRASWADGSAWRYSDWMPGHPNIHTDKPVCVEMFRTDESWWTAADCDLKRASICAYPLPA